Within the Peromyscus maniculatus bairdii isolate BWxNUB_F1_BW_parent chromosome 2, HU_Pman_BW_mat_3.1, whole genome shotgun sequence genome, the region CCTTCTTCCACCATTCTTTCTCAATACCCTCGGTTTATTTCCAGTCTAGGTGCTGTGTTCCTCAGGATTCCGCCGTTTTCCTCACGTACTTGCTGTCTTTGAGTGACTTCATCCTATAACCCGCTATCTACGCATCCGTGATTCCCATATCTGTGTCCAGACTTAAATTTCCTGTCTCGGGGGCTTCTCCATCTTGATGTCTCACCGGCAGTTCATCTACCGGTGCCCCAAATTAGCTCATCTTTCTGCCTGACCTGCTCTTTCTCCATTCCTTGTCTCTGTGAATAGTAATATCACTCACCAGTTCCCAGTCCCAGCTCTTCCCTGGCCCTCATCCCTCCCAGCCGGTAAGTCACCAGCTTCTGTTGACTGGACTGCTGACATCTCCCACCTCCTTCCCCGTCCCTGTTCTCAGGTCTGGGTTTACACACTCATTTTTCTTACCTGTACCTTTGCAACAGCCGCCTACCCACTCTCTGTACCATTTCCCTACAGCAGGCAGAGATGGAGGACAGCCACCCTCTGTGCCTCCCTGTTGTCCTTAGCATGAAGGCCTAAGCTAAGGGACTCGGTGAAGGCCATCAGAGGAGCCTCACAGCTCCTTACCTGTTTTTATTTCCCCTTGAACCCTTTCCCATTCACGCACAGCAGCCACACTGGATACCACAGTGTTATGCTATTGTGCCCAGCACACACCAGATGCTCAGTAGGTGTGTACTGAAAGGATCGTTGGATTTTGTGAAACTTATAGATGAATACTCAGGAgatatctgcatctgctcctggctAGAATTTTAGGAGGAAACTTAGCCAACTATTACAATGAACTTGCATTCtctaattcttttaatttttacttacttactatttatttatttggtttttcaagacaacattcttctgtgtagccctggctgtcctgaaaactcactctgtaggccaggatggcctcaaactcagggagacccgcttgcttctgcctcccaagtgctgggattaaaggattacGCCACAGCCACCCTACAAAGAACTTTCAGTAGTTTAAAGACTGCATAGTAAGTCGGGcaatagtggcgcacacctttaatcccatccagcactcgggaggcagaggcagacaatctctgtgagtttgaagtcagcctggtctacagagcaagttccaggacaggctccaaagctacacagagaaaccctgtctcaaaagaccaaaaccaaaaccaaaccaaacaaaaaagactgcATAGTAATGCTAACAGAATAAGATCTCAGTGCTTCCTAGTAATTAAAACTTCTATGACatcataaaaattcattttgttcAGGAACATTTCAAAACCGTTCTAGAACCACTTAAATCTGCACAACCCACTAGAAGCAGGGCTAATTGGTTTTTTAACTAAAATGTGCTTTAAGCACAGCCAGTgcctataaaataaatacatgctgGGCGCGTGATGACAGGGCCAGGACCAAGCACCGCGCACTCGTGGTCTTCACACCCTGCAGCAGCTGCGTGAGATACTTCCGTGACATCCCTCCATTTGCTCGTGGGGTCACTGAAGGCCACTATTTTACTAAAGGGACTCAGCCAGGGTCAGGATATCTGGATTCCAGGGACGATTCTTCCCCAAATTCAGACAGCCCAGAGCAAATCTTCCTCTTTCTGGGACCTTCGTCTCCTTGACTGTGAGAGGGGCTGGGACCCGGTGATTCTGCCATCTCTCTGGGTGGAGACATTTCCATCCTTCTTGACCCTTGGCTTCCATGTGTCACTGGCCCCGCTTTTCCCTTCTCTCAGGACAACCTTAACCTGCTGCTGACTGAGGAGGAGATGTACAGCCTCACAGAGACCTTCCAGCGCTGTAAAGTCATCCCTGGTAAGGCCGGCAGGTGCTGCCGAGAAGGAGGGGCCAGAAacactccctctcctcctctctgggaTGAACAGAGGGTGAGAAGAGGATTGGGGggtttggggggcaggggtgaACGAGTCCTTGTTCCTGAGTTGTGGCCGTCAGAGGCACCCACTTCCCCCACAGCCCCCCTGAGCTCTCCTGCCTATGGGAGGCAGAACGGGACAAGAACTGGGACCGTGGAGGCACCGAGGGTGCCTTAGAGGAGAGTGAAGGCGGCCAAGGCTGAGGAAGGGTGAGGAAGGGCGGGCATAGCCAGCAAGGGTGCCTTCACAGATTGCTCCCTGACGCTGGAAGACTTCGTGCGCTACCGCCACCAGGCAGCCAAGCGAGGGGAGAGCAGCAGGGCCCTGAGTGATGAGCAGGAGGAGCAAGCCGCCCGCCAGTTCGCGGCCTTGGACCCTGAACATCGAGGCCACGTAGAGTGGTCCGACTTCTTGTCCCATGAAtctctcctgctgctgcagcagctgcGTCCCCAGGTGAGGAGCAGCGGTGACGAATGTCCAGGGCTGGCAGAGGCCTCAGATGCATGCTGGGCACATTAGGGGAGCATTGGCAACCGTCCAAACGAGAGCGTGGATCGGGAAAGGGCGCCGGGTCCATCCAGTGAgagatggccagtgaccagggcTGAGGAGACTGCTGGAGAAGATCGGCTTTCACTGGACTCCCCGAAAAACGTCAGGCTATCAAAGAGGCTCTGGGGGcgtgaggagggggcaggagaggttAGGCCGTGGAAGCGTGGCTCTCTGTAGTCTTCAAGATGTTTTCACCTTATCTGAAGAGACCTTAACTTATCTCCTCTTCCCCAGAACTCTCTACTGAGGCTTCTGACCGTCAAGGAGAGGGAACGAGCCCGAAGCACCTTCCTGGCACGGGGCAGTGGGAGCGCCATCAGCGAGGCAGAGTGCCACCGCGCCCGGCACTCCTGGTTCTGTAAACGCCTTGCAGAGGCCGCGTCCTGCAGTGTCAGGTCCGCTCAGCCCCGGTCCTGCCCTCTGagcccctcttcctctttccacccggGGGGCTTGCTGTGGCatgcccttccttctcctcctgtggGCAGGGGATCCCCCTGCCAACTAGGTAGAGGACAGCGGTCCTGCCGGCAGGCAGCCTGTGATGAGGCAGCCTCTGTCCTAAACCGTGTGCTGCCCCGGTGCCGGAAAGCCGGACAGGCGTGTCTAGGTCCATGGGTTCACCCGAGTTCgggagggaagggcagagccTTCCGTTGCCCCGTTCCTAACCGTGTGTTCCTGCGTCCGGCAGCGTCAGCCATGTGGGTCCCATAGCAGACAGCAGCCCCGCCGGCAGCAGTAGCAAGAGTGAATACAAGGCCCCGCTGCCTGACGAGCAGGAGTCCAGGTGAGCCGACCCTCCTCTCCGCCGCGGAGAGCCCCCACCGCCACCACACCCCTTATAAATAAAAGAAGGCATTGCCACATGCACCCCGGAAGAGCCAGCGCCCATCCTGCAAACCGGGCCCCAGAGAACACATCTGACCCCAGGTCTCTAGGGCCAGACGGCTGATCCGTTAGCTTTGTCCCCTAGCCCACCCTAACCTTGTTAGTCACGAGGCAAGCTTCCCTGAGGTTCATCCAGCCCAGGGCAGCCTGCCACCGGGATTGGGTGGCGTATATGGGTCCTTCAGGCCCGGTACCCAGCCTGGCAAACCTGTTCTCTCCCTCTGCAGATCTGTGGACTGGCCCACCTTCCTAAGAGAGAACGTCATCTACATCTTGGCTGCCCGTCCCAACAGTGGAGCGATTCACCTGAAACCCCCAGGATAGTGTGGGGCGGAGCAGCTCAGTTCTGGGACGGTGgcatcctctcctcctctccttcctctttccttcaacTCACCTCTGGCGCTGAGGCTCACAGGAATGGGGCACTGCCAACATCTTAATTTGTCATTAAGTTTTACGGCACCGAAGCCACCGTTCCCCTCACAGCAGAGGCAGTGTGTGTCTTGCCACACCGAGAAGCCCTGAGAGCTGTGGCGTCCGTCACCCGCTCCTGGACCGCCTCCTGCCCTCACATCGTAAAACTACCTGCCAcctcatgcatacatatgtgcacatgcacatacagccACATACATGCCTAGATACCCATGCCTTCAGACTCCTGGTTCTTTTTTCGATGGAAGAAGGACCAAAATCCCTTTGTGAAACCCCTGGTGTAGATGAGATGGTCTCTTCTCACTCTTTCTATTGGCCAGTTCTGATTTCCAGTAGAAAGCAAGGGGCAGATCAGCCTCGCTTCCCCTCCAGGAGATGCCGAGAGGCCCCCTGCCCACATTGAAACCCCCTCTGTGATGAGTCACTGCTGCTCATAAGTGTCTGTGTGACCCTCAGGTGTGTCGTGGTGGGAGAACCGTTAAAAATCATCCCTGAAGTTTGTGTTTAAATTCTAATTCCTCGTGACAGAAAAGGAAACTAGCTTGTGGATTTCTGACTGGGAAAAACAGTGGAGACAGCCTCTCCCAGAGACCCAGAATTCTCTTTCAACCAGGTCCTCCAAGTTCACAAGCCCTTAGCAGACCAGGAAAGTCAAGGTGAGACTCGTGGCCCCTGTTTGTTGAGTGGTATCGCGTGGTCCAAAGCTCTGGGGACCCGAGTGGAATGGATACACTGGCAGGAATGACGACCCTCTGTGGGAGATGCTTCAACCTGGCCGCTACGGAGGCCGATGAGGGCACAATCtcatgggagagaagagaaaagcaggCTTTTCCTGCTTCCCAGCCCGACTCCACCACAGCCATAGAAACGTGGCTTTATACGGAGGGCAAGCCAGCCTCGTGCATAGCCTGAAGGAGATCCTCAGAAGCCCTCAGCAGTCTCgctgagacagaaaaggagacgCAGCCAAGACTCAGAAGATCTGTATCTCAACTGTCAAGTTCTAGTCAGTGTCCTAAGGGGAAAAGCTTGTCGTTCTCTCCAAAACGGGGATGTAGCCTCAGCGGCTGCTTCTGCTTGTTCATGTCGTCCCCTCCTTGCTAGGAGCTGGAGCCAGCCTGAGAGGCTTTGTGGACAAGCAGAGAGCCATGAATGCACCAAACGTGGCCCGCAAGCTTTGCCAAACCCCATTACCTAACAGTTCTGAAGCTCTGAAATCATGGTGTGGGTCAGCCCTTAGACCTAGGGGTCCAGGTTCTGGATTTCTATTTTCAACGGGATGACTTAGGTACGGCCAGTCCTGACAACGAGGGCTTCTTCAAGAGACAGTTGAGCCAAGTCATGCAGAAGCTTGCATTATCCCCACTGCTCAAAGCACTTGTACTGAAGTGAGTGATtacagaagaagaagaggcaTGTCGCTCAGTGTTAAGATGCTCAGATGAAGTGGGATCTGCAGCCAGGGCCTTGCCTAGAGCCCTGGGCGGCCTCTTTCTGGAGGAAGTGCCTGACCTAGAAGCAGGGTGGTGAACTCCTGCAGACAGGTTATCTAGGACTGAGAGGATACAGATAGGAGATACATGTGAGTTCATTTTGAAACCCACAGCTTTTAAAAACTACCACTTgcggctgggcatggtagtacacacccttcatcccagcactcaggggacagaggcaggtggatcgctgtgagttgaAGGCCGGTTTGTTCTAAATAGTAAGCTACACAagtgagacttggtctcaaaaacaacaatgaaaactacTCAGCCACATTCCAAAGACGGATCAGTAAGAGGGCCCATTATTTgatctaatcaaaaagaaaaaaaaagcacaaagctcCTAGGCTCAAGGACTGTGTCTGTAGCAGCCAGGCCTGGGGTTTTCCATTGAGAAGATTAAAGCATATTAAATACGAGGTCTCTCGCTCACTCTCCCGGTGAGTCACCATCTACCCCTGTGACTGTGAACTGCTGCACCTCACAAGCTGTTTTGAACAGAGATAATCTCTGGGCTTTGGGAATTGAACAGCACTTTCCTGCCACTCCCCAGCCGTGGGTACTGGGAGTCCATCTTGCTCCATGGTCCTTCACAGATCAAGATGATCCTTGCCACTTTGAAGCTACAGGGgagttgttgttcatttgttttgagtttcttgCTCCTGCAGTTGAATGGCAGAAGACCACAGGCCACATCAGACTGGTTGGGTCCCAAGACTTTCCGAGCCAGCCCCACAGCTCATCCACAGTAGAACCAGGCCTATTTGAGACCACCTCCCTATCCAGGACAGTGGTTTCCCGTGGCGGGGGCCTGATGCAGAAGGCCCAAGGGACTCTCCCCCAGCAAAGAATGGAGGTCCCAATCCACAACAATGCTGAGAAGCAGAAAGACACAGGACCGCCGGCCTCTTCCCCATAAGCATGCAGTGTTGTACCAAAGGGAGGGTCCATGGCTCCCTAGACAGTTGTTACAGAAGCCCTCCCCGACCCCACTGTCCATAGTCCCTCTTTGAATGGCCTCCCTGGAGCCCCTGCAGTATGTACAGAGGTACACTCTCATCACCTAGCAAGACTCATCCCTTTTCAAGCCTTTCTATCACTGTGACTGTCTGAAATTCTGCCAAGTGCAAAAATTAATGTCTGGCTCTGATGAGGGTATGAGAAaatgtttctgtcttttctgtcttgGCTGCCAACAATTAAGATCAGTGCTTTTCCCAAACACCACCCATCCTGGGCTCCAACCAAGGGAGGCTCGGGTTACACATATGCTCCTCTGAAGACCGCCTGCCCCAAGCTTGGTTTTCCTCCAGCAGTTCTCCTCCTCATATTCAGAACTAAGTGAAGGGGCATCCGACCACACAGCAGACTGCAGGGTCAGAGTTCCTGAGGGTGGCTGCACAACCTCTCCAGGGCTGTTCCTTGGCCTCCTCACCTGAGGCCACCCTTCCCCCGAAGACCATTTGGACAGTGGCCCTATGGTATCCCAGGGATGGAGCGGTTTCCTCATTCCCAGGTACTGACCCCGCTCAAGTGCTCTTCCTTTGAGGACAGCTGCAGCAGAAGCCATGAATACATTGCCTCTTTCTACCCCCAGCCCAAGCAGTGGGCTGGCAGGGTAGACACTTGCCTTTCTGGCCATAGTGCTCCCTTCGGGAGGTCACCTGGACCTTGTTTAAGTGGCCAAGTCTTGGAGTTCCCCCCATTTCTATCACCAAAACAGAAAGCACAGAATTCAACTGCCTGGAAAGAGGGCGCTTGACAGGGAAGTGAATACCAAGGCTGCCCCATGCCTTAGCCCAAAGCACAACACTTACTGCATGCATCACAGTTCCCAGCAATGTGGAAAGCACTCAGGCTACGAGAAAGGCTCCACAGAAACTGTCTAGTAGGGGCCATCCAGCCATGACTACCCAAGAGCCAAAAGGAAGCAACCTTGAGGCACAAAACTTGAACTGGCAACAGGCTCTGTTATTGGTAGTCCACGTCTCCTTCTAACCAGCAGAATAAAGACAGATGCAGTCATGCACTGCATCTGTGCATAGGGAGAACGTGAGTGTATAGGGTTATTCATGGCCCAGGGAATGGAGAAGAAGGTCGGTTCTCATCTGGACCAATGCTTAAGAAGCCCAATTCCATTCTGGAAATCCATTCTGAGGACTGTGTCATTAGGGCAGTTTCTTAGTGCAAGCATCAAAGAGTGCTCTTACACAAGCCAAGACAGCTACCACATCACTAGGCAATATAACGTATGGGACCACCATTGTACATGCCATCTGTTGTTGGTTGAAATGTCACTGCGGCACATGACCATTCTGTACTCGGCACTGAAAGGCCAAACAACCTGATGCCAGAATTGCAGAACACCCTAGCAGCACCTGAACCATGCCCCCCTTAACCTGCCATTTCCAGTGGAGTCAAACCACCACCTTCTCCTGGCCACTTGGGTTTAATTTGCTCACTGTATCTCCCTTGGTCCTGGCTACAGCCCAGACAATGGAGATCCTAAGTGGGCATGATCAGTGCATGGCCTGTTCccacagctcagccctggaataTGGTGGAGCCGAGCATTCCTCCTGGTGTTGCTTGCTTTTTGCCACTATTTTTGGCAACCTTGAAAGGAAAACGATAGGTTACAGAATTCCCACTAGACCAACACTAAAGAAAAGCTGTTCCCCTTTGGTCTGCATGCCCCAATAGCCCAGAGTGTGGAGAAGAGGGTCAGGTCTTAACCTAGACCAATGATTAAGAAGCCTAATTCCAGTCCTCTCCATATCTATAATCAGCAAAGGCCTTCAAATTTAGCCTTCAACCCTTGAGGGATATCGTGGTCTGTTTCCAGCCAAACAGGCTGGGAGGGAGGCTCGGAGAGCCCTTAAGTAACTGAGGATCCAAGGCCCTCTGGTTCCTCATGTGCTTTTCTGCTGAAGGTACCTTGACAGTAACCAGAAGGGACCAACCCCAAGCCCTGTCTTCCTGTCTACAGCTGCATGCTCCTTGCTGCGACTCAGCCTTCACAGTTCTCCAGGCAGGAGCTCCCACAGGCTGGGCACTGCAGAAACCATAATAAAGAGATTGTGATGATGCTTCTTCTgctgcttcctgttgtttgggatcctcccatttctctgtcatttcccATCACTGGCCAATTCCTGGCCTGAGTATAAATCAGGACACGGTAACCTTCCTTCAGTGGCCATATTCTTAGcaatgtgcgtgcgtgcgtgcgtgcgtgcgtgcgtgcgtgcgtgcgtgtgtgcatgcgtgcgtgtgtgcacgttGCCTGTCAAAGCACTTCAAGGGACCTATTGCAATGTAATCTAGCACCTCCCGTCTCCACTCCTCAGAACAGACCGGAACAGGGAACCGGGCTTGTAGCCACATGACAGAAGTTTCACCACCTGCACAGCTGGTCCACTCATCCTGCTACCATACCTCCCCCCTCCAGGGTGTTCCCATAGGGCACGGAGTGTCCGCCCTACTCTGGAAGTTTGATGACATCACAGGAGCTCCTTCTAATCTCCAGACTCAGGGAAGCTGAGCATCAGGGTAGCAAAAGGCATAAAAACTAGATCTTTGGCTGGTGAGATTGCTTCAGAGAACGAAGGCACTGCTGaccagcctgaggacctgagttcaaaccccactGCCaatggagagaaccaaccccaggaagctgccctctgacctccacatgtcaaggcatgcatgcacacacaaaataagcgatttttaaatattaaaattgtgtatctctgtgagcaaccaagtttcccttccctccattcaGCAGTCCTAGCTGGAGGTTTCATCCCTCCTAGAACCATGACTCACCAGCTGCCACTTGCTCCCAGGGCTTGCTGGAACCCCACCTCCCACAAACTTCCACCTCTCCTGCTCTGTACgttccctctgtctccccagtagGACATTTCCCAAAGAGAAACAGTGCTACTCAATTCTCTAGACATCAAGTTAAATCCAGTGTTCTCCCCAACTCACTGTTTCCAGGGGTTCCTTGGGTCTGACATGGCGAACCTATTTCCGGTCTGTAAAAAAGCTAAAGAACAGTCCCTGTCCCATCTGCCTTCTGAGCTGATAGAAAAAGCAGAATGAGGTTGGTGAGGGGAGGCGCTGAGCGAGCAGCTGGATGCTGGTTCCCTCTGAGGCCCTGTGTTCCCTCTGAGGCCCATGTCTCCTTCCACCCCCCTGCAGTCCCAGGCACAACCGCAGGTACCGCCAGTGGTCTCTGTCCACAGTGCTGAAGTCACAGCCCGCTGGAGACTGTCCATCCGCCCTTTGTTCTCACTTTAAGTGAACATCAAATGCAGAGATTTCCAGGTTCAAAGATTGCCCTCAAATTCAGAAAGTATcatcaaaatgtttttatttaacttattttcaagttttcttttccaaaatcATAATAGACCAGAGATGAATCAGCAGCTCAGGGGCAAAAAAGAGCTTATGGTTTTAACTTGGTATGAGTGATCTACATGACTTAactaccaaaaaaagaaaaaaaaatcaatgcaaccTAAGGCTGCATGGGAAGAAGTCTAGTCAGGGAGGGGAGGCAAGCCATCTTGTTCAAGCCCTGTTCATGTCCAGCACTCCTGGAACAAGCACGGACTGAAAGCCTTGAATGGCTGGAATCAAACAAGGCAGATGAAAAGCCCGGGAAGGCCTGAATCCTGGAGAGGGCGAACATGGGCAGTGCAGATGGCTGATACTTGGCAATGGGACCTATAAAGCTGGAGGAGGACAGAGCCTAGATGAGAGGTGAACGTTGAGAAAATACAGTTCTTCTCAACAGAACCAAGGGATGACTGAACACCAGGGAGGGCAGTGAAGCCATCAAAGCATGCGACGAAAATGCTGAGTCTCAGAGTGCGATACCTGATAAGGTACTGAATCCTCTTGACACCTGAGGGGCCAGTCCACATTAAGCACCTTCTTGTACCTTCCCAGCCCTTATCCCAGGTTATCTGAAGATAGACATGTAAGTTCAAGCAGTCACATAACTTTAAAGTTTAGGTATCAAAAAACGAAAATGTCCTTAGTTCACTGGTAGGCTCATGGAAGCTTGCCTTGAGACGCTCATGCTACTCGCCCTCTGCTGGCCATCCCTAGAAACTGCCATCTCATCTTAAAGTGAGAAATTACTCTTTCAAATCCCAAGGGTACTGATCACTTTCGGCTTAGAAGCTCAAGGAGATGCCCGCAAATACCAGGGAGTTAAATCACTGGTCAGTGCTCTGTCAGTGAAAAAGACAAGTGAAAATCACAATGAGTTCATGTGTCTAGCGTTAAAATTAGGGCTTAACTGTGTGTCTAGGAAGTAAGCTGAAGCTGAGGATGGACTCAAGGGATTCCTTCAACCAAGATTAAAACCAGAGTCAGTGTCTCAAGCAAATGCCAAAGTTGGGACTCAGTGTGGGACCAATCCTTTGTTCATATGTCAGCACGAAGCATGTATCAAAAGAGATGCTAAGAATCTGACCATAGGAAGGAGTCAGTCTGCATTCAAAGCAGCATTAGTATGCCTAGGTGAAACATCATGTGACGAGTAGCCAGTCATTGGAGAACTCGGCCATGAATGCCACCCAGGGGACCAGTAGGGTAGATGAGAAACTAAATAAGGCAGCCTCTAGTTTCTCAGGAGTTG harbors:
- the Phf24 gene encoding PHD finger protein 24 isoform X2; translated protein: MGVLMSKRQTVEQVQKEVQEEKEAETSAPVVQEESGINRAAWERLRDGRGIEPEEFDRTSRFTPPAFIRPTRKLDDDKPPDICLDPREAVVNDEMCDICEVWTAESLFPCRICTRVFHDGCLRRMGYLQGDSAAEVTEMAHTEIGWSCYYCDNLNLLLTEEEMYSLTETFQRCKVIPDCSLTLEDFVRYRHQAAKRGESSRALSDEQEEQAARQFAALDPEHRGHVEWSDFLSHESLLLLQQLRPQNSLLRLLTVKERERARSTFLARGSGSAISEAECHRARHSWFCKRLAEAASCSVSVSHVGPIADSSPAGSSSKSEYKAPLPDEQESRSVDWPTFLRENVIYILAARPNSGAIHLKPPG
- the Phf24 gene encoding PHD finger protein 24 isoform X1, with amino-acid sequence MGVLMSKRQTVEQVQKVSLAVSAFKDGLRDRPSIRRGGELPGSRRGTVEGSVQEVQEEKEAETSAPVVQEESGINRAAWERLRDGRGIEPEEFDRTSRFTPPAFIRPTRKLDDDKPPDICLDPREAVVNDEMCDICEVWTAESLFPCRICTRVFHDGCLRRMGYLQGDSAAEVTEMAHTEIGWSCYYCDNLNLLLTEEEMYSLTETFQRCKVIPDCSLTLEDFVRYRHQAAKRGESSRALSDEQEEQAARQFAALDPEHRGHVEWSDFLSHESLLLLQQLRPQNSLLRLLTVKERERARSTFLARGSGSAISEAECHRARHSWFCKRLAEAASCSVSVSHVGPIADSSPAGSSSKSEYKAPLPDEQESRSVDWPTFLRENVIYILAARPNSGAIHLKPPG